In the genome of Carassius gibelio isolate Cgi1373 ecotype wild population from Czech Republic chromosome A25, carGib1.2-hapl.c, whole genome shotgun sequence, the window TGTTTCCACTGGCATAACGGGCACAGGTAAAAAAGAAGCATGGGTTATAACACAGGCTTGGAGATAAGGTAGTATAGGGTGAGAGCGGTTGGTGATGTGGCTTATGTGTGGTTCCAGTGAGTTGcataaatcaatgaggacttctctgggcaacctaaagcgACTGAACAGCCATTCGTCACTCTCAGCGATCATATCTGTGCCCTCTCTAAAGACGCGTTCTCTCCTTAGAGCAAGTGCCGCGGTGTCTTCAAGCAGTACCAAGTGTGCCATGCCTctaaacacaagatgagacacattAATCACCGTTTATATAAGGATAGATCAGGTGATTATTGTTTGGACCCCtaatattgtatatatgtatatacatatatatatatatatatatatatatatatatatatatatatatatatatacagtatatatatatatatatatatatatatatatatatatatacagtatatatatatatatatatatatatatatatatatatatatatatatatatatatatatatatatatatatatatatatataattggaactgtaataataatttatcaataacatGTAATTATATAGTGTTCTTAACACATGCTTATAAGGCCCCCGATTATTGCGTACGTGTGGTATAAGTTGTTCTTCAATCTTTtcgtacatttagaataaattttagtacgaaagtttttgatgaatcatgatttattcgtgaaaacgtccgtacacacatttcacgcaaaaatctgtgcctCGCATATttaatgaatgagacccaatgttctttttttgattagctaatgaatcctgtGGATAACTTtaccaaaaatataaatacaacttcTAAAATAATAtgtcaacctttattcatttccAACCAATGTGAtttaagtttttacagtatacaaaataaagagacaaataattttttttttttttactatggtaaatatgagtttatgatagcgCTTATAATTAACCCACAGTAGTCACAAAtatacagttgtctgagacgtcgtgaaatgttctttctttggaAAGTAGGAGAAAGcagcgcgactagcgttttccatgcgtttttaggcgccatatgtgaacggcccctaactcATGTTCAAAACCTACGCCAACATagacttactttattttttattttatccttacttcagccgctacgggtGATAATTCCAATAGCTTGTAATCTTTAacaagaatatcagaatcatgcaatgagcaagtctgcatttattagacacttaatagtgttcctgtagctcaactggtagagcttTGCGCTATGAACACATGATTCTAAATATTGACACATGAGTGGTAaatattgatagcctgaatgcactgtaaatcgctttggataacagcgtctgctaaatgcatacttttttatttaatttatattacatttttaatttaataatatcacatcagtttgttccatcacatctgcagcagagacctgaaccaggaagttggtcgcCAGATCaaacggtaaccagttaaaccgtaacaccgagGTGCTTttgcatcgcagttgtgctgccgtggtacacgtATCGGTTttacaaagggaacaaagggccattttatttggcatctgtttaaagtattcccatacttttgataacagtggtctctgtttttgtgatagaatgcaactttctccattcccagtatgccattaagcgagatgtaaacagtgtgtgtgaaatgtgtcaacgtatttttgtagtcgacatAATCGATGACGTTGgcgcgtcgttgcagcactaatttctcactactggctcatttaccaaatgggtgctttctcttcttcctctacaaattaagctactgtatgTAGTTCGGTAacagatgttttaataaattatcttttGCGATTGACgacgcgattgacaatgttgtgataagttgGCTacaccaactttgtaactcgtcaccccccccccccccgacacactggacatagcagacctatgtaccgaatacaggaagctatcaatcaagaaggtatcaggattagtATTAGGATTAGTTTTTGATTattcacttggattaatcattctttttgacagcactacaatgtttattgtatatagacaaccatacaagtgtaattgttactaaggtACAGCAATGTGCTtttccattgccctcacagattcctgcagctaagcttggatgtacttTACATTGCATTAAAGCTTCTTGATGACATGACAAGTTTgatttttgcaccataacaataggCAACtggtcatcatatctctagtcctttaatgtatttgcattgtactaaagtgcgttaattttcaatgggcatatatgcggctgaaacaggtagccagtgcatcccaaatttttcaaaatgaacatttttatataacattatagtcattatggcctatggcctttagaaaaatgtttttggaggaggtggggtagtgcacaataggcccctgtgccacggcctaagcttttgttcttaatggcatttttcccCCCTTACATTACccttacttttacttttatactttgagTAGTTTgcaaaccagtacttttacacttttacttgagcaCAAcacttgagttgatacttcaacttctacgaaagtctttttaaaccctagtatctatacttctacttgagtaatgaatgtcaatacttttgacaccactgataaaacttaattaaaactaaactaaattaaatagaatattctctctctctttccagaaAGGTGCACTATGTTCATCATAGATGAGCAGTTGGGCTCTAATCCACCATAAAACTTCCAGTCTGATACAGTCAACTTTTGTGTGTTGAAATAATGTTATGAACTCATCTAGGTTAAAATTGTAATTCCTTAATGTATTTATGCATATACATTCTTATTAATGAGCAGATTGAATGTACGTTATCTGTATTGTGTCAGACTGCACTCTGTAGAAAATAAAAGTTGATCAGTTTAAAATGTATAGGAAACACCCTGCAGATTTACATTAAACAGCAGATTTACAGTGAACACACTGCAGGAATAGATCGTACATCTGGAGAAACCGGTTCATTCACTTTTGTCTCATATTTGTGTCTGAGAAGACAGGGGGATCTCAGTGACTCTGCAATTCAAAATACCACACATATCAAATTagtcaacacattttttttcttctgtcagcACAAAAGCAGACAGCAACAATTAAATTTAGAAATTAGGAGATAAATAGATAGTTAAAATGATTAGAGTTTATTGAATAATCTTAGTTACATCAGTTTCCATGTTATTATTCTAAAACACATTACTGCTTCACTATGATGATAAATCCTTGAAATGgagactttctctttctcttatcTTATATTTACTTGTAAAAGTAACACAGCACTTGACATACAGTTATGATTAAACAGTAACAGCAAAATAACATGAAAATGATTGAAATTACTGCAGTATGTATGTTCTATACTTGTAGGGAGTAATGTGGAAGAGGTACTGTAATAAAACAGCATGAATGACATACAACACAAATGTATCTTTGCTCTCTTAAATATGatcagctgacaataatggcgaacacactacactttatatttatatacacacacactttatttatctaacacacatacttagtatacacttaaattttgcacacaatatatatgtacatacataacttcactttgtaatatacctgcctacaattgtcatttgtatattgtcattcactgtctacatatttgtattttttattcttttattatgtgttttatgttctgtcgctgtcattctgttgtactgcggagcttctgtcacgaaaacaaattcctcgtatgtgtaaacatacctggcaataaagctcattctgattctgattctgattctgattaaccaAATTTAAAGACAAATAATTGTTAGTGTCTTCAGGACATAGTGCACaggttaacagaaataaactataatgtcttcatatttcatattaagtCTTAATGATTTGTATTAAGTAACTctgtaaaatttaattattttcgtCAAACATACATCTCCatctttaaattcatattttttaaattcattggattttaaagttttatttttagcaaaCACTTTTTGTCTATTTTAGATTTATGAAACGGAGCAATTCTGTTTATGTACTTTCactgtaaaatgttataatatatgcTCACttatatatcataaatattaattatgttaCTAGTTTCTGTAGTTAATGTCTATAATTACATTGTTGACCCTCTCCATATACCTTAACCCAACCTTAAACTTAACTATACCACAAAACCTGTCCTAACCTCACCGGTATCCCACATCAATAGCAGAAACAgttttttaaaatacatcaacACAATAAGTACTGGGACTGAATATATGTTACACATTTGTGTTTAACATCATTTGAAAGTACAACATGCATTTACTATTTCAGTGGTTAAATTCATATATGATATACCTCAAAAACATGGAATATTTTTATTAACACACATATGACTATGATTAAGACAGAAGTAGAAGTCAGTTGTTTGTCTGTTGTGTAATCTTACACAGTGAGAGTGAGGAATCAAAAACCTTAAATCCAGCGTAGAGGGGTTGAGCGAATGTGTtgttgaatgtgtgtaagtgtgtgagtgtgtgtgtgtcagagacactgtagaaggacagagtgccGGCCGGCCAGTCCAGATACACTCCTACTCTTTTAGAGGACTGTGGGTCAACAGGAACGTTGTTGCTCTCATTGTTGTGCCAGGCAACAAATCCATCAATAGTGCAGAAGAGACACCAGGACTTGTTATTGTATCCAAACTTACCAACAGTCCCTTCTCTGCTGATTGTTTTGTAGGCCACTGCTATACGAGCCCAGCCAGTCCGCTCAACCTCCCAGTAATGGCGTCCAGTCAGACTCTCTCGACACAGAACCTGAGGAATATCTTTAAAtctctctggatgatcaggatacggctgCGGCTGTTCCACATATTTCACCTCTCCGTTCTCAGACAGAATGAGTtgagtgtttgctgtgtttggatccagtgtgagatcacaaaaatctgaacacaaagaagaaaggaaaaacaGTTGTATACTTTTGTTTGTTAAATCTGAAAATCTGAAAGAGTGTCAGAGAAAGAACCTACATTTCTGTAGACCTGGTCGGATCCTGAAAGGCTCTCCATGGTCCAAACTacaatgagacacacacacacacacacacacataaccaaaTTTAAAGACAAATAATTGTTAGTGTCTTCAGGACATAGTGCACaggttaacagaaataaactataatgtcttcatatttcatattaagtCTTAATGATTTGTATTAAGTAACTctgtaaaatttaattattttcgtCAAACATACATCTCCatctttaaattcatattttttaaattcattggattttaaagttttatttttagcaaaCACTTTTTGTCTATTTTAGATTTATGAAACGGAGCAATTCTGTTTATGTACTTTCactgtaaaatgttataatatataaaaacggCATTAAAGAATATTGTACAACTATATTTTGTGAGGTAACATGGATTTAATTAGTACATGAAGAAATGAGAAGTACCAGAAGAAGAAattgtgattttaatttaaaaaaataaataaaatgaaataattatatatatatttcttttgtaCTTGAACCCCACATACTTGAGTTTTTTTAGTGAGCAGTTTGGATCCTTCAGTTTCTCAGAAAGCAGCTGGACTCCTGCTtgtcctgggtgattgtagctcagatccagctctctcaggtgtgagtggtttgaactcagagctgaagacagataatgacagccttcctctgtcaccatacagccagacaacctacagacacacacaacagtgaagattacatcatctgtgaagccctCAACTCTCAAACACTTGAGCAATCATTGTTGATCTCAGTTTAAAATCAGTTATGCATGTCCTTACTGCCATTCTCATTACATCAAGGTACTGTTTATGCATTAATACACTGAAGTGACACCAGAGATCATGAAACGATAATCAGTCATGATCATTCATCACCCAGACGGATACAGGACATTCACTCTGAAGTGAGTGTAAGCCAGGAGGAGTAAAATGCAACACAACATCTCGCAATAGGctcttttaaaataactattttaaacttCACACTGCGCATTAAAAACACAACGTTAAATGCTAAACTTTGGTTATGTCAAAGAAAATAGTTTGTATACGTATTATTATATTAGCGTAATCTGCAGAAAGATTGCAGAAAGATGGGCTTTTTAAGGTGTTTTTCATTGAGTCCGACATCAAGGCAAACCCCTCATACTGGCCTCACCCCCCTGTGTCAGCTTGATTTCATAGATGTAACTGGGCAGAAAGAGCAAGGTTTTGGGCAAAGACTGATCTTAAGGAGGAACCTGCAGCCTTGACAAcaattttaaatgtctaaaataCCTCAATATCTCCAGCTGACAGCTTTGAATATTCAGTCCATTAGAGagtagcttcactcctgaatcctgcaggtcattgttactcaggtccagctctctcaggacagaGTTTGAGGATTGTAAAGCTGATGACACAATTTCATAGGATTGACCAGTGAGATTACAGCCAGCAAGACtgaaacagaacagaacacaaacTAATTACGTAATTACTCTTATGCTCAAATTATCGTTTCAATTACATCTGTTTAATTCTTGTAAAACAGATCAGAACATTATAAAAATGAGCAAAACAAGTGCAATTCCATTCACCTTATACTGATCACATTTCTCCGGTTCTCCAGCaattgcactggcttccagtaaAATATAGAGTTGAATTCAAAATCTTGCTACTCACTTATAAGGCACTTCATAATCTTGCACCACAATACCTTACTCAACTTCTCCAGGTTTATACTCCTTCTCGTGCACTTAGATCTTCATCTTCAATTTCTCTTGTGGTACCTCGGATTCGACTTACTACTATGGGTGCCAGATCTTTTAGTCATGTTGCCCCCCGCCTATGGAACTCCCTTCCCCTCGATGTTCGCAATAGCGATTGCTTGTTGACTTTTACAAAGCGTCTTAAGACATATCTTTTTATACaggctttttttataattttttttattaagacttAAATCCACTTTATATGTATATGCtgtttgtttcttgtttgttttgtcttatgcAGTGACCTGTATATTGCTTGTAAGGTGACCTTGGGTGTTCTGAAAGGcgccatgaaataaaatgcaatattattattattattattattattcagaagaGACTCTTCATTGTGACACATGATTAAACACTCACAGAGCTTTTCTGCAGTTGATCACAGCTGGTATCAGTCTTCTTCTGCCCTcatctgatgtgttgtatttcttGAGATCCAGCTCATCTAGCACCTCCTCTGATATCTGAAGCATGTAGGCGATTGCTGAACAGTGAGATGGAgagagttttttttctttgtgtttctctgatttcacaaactcctgaatctctctggacagagtctgatctttgacttccagcagacagaggaacagattgataGATCTTTCAGTGGAGAGTCTATGTTCATCTTCAATCTTCTCTTTAATATACTGTGTGGTTCTCCTGATGCTCTCTGAGCTGTCCTCTGTGTTTGtcagtagatcctgtaagagtctctgattggactccagtgagatGCCAAGCAGGAACCTCAGGAACAGATCCAGATGTCCATTTTTACTTTCTAAGGCTTTATCTACTGCACTTTTATGCAAATTATGCATTGGATCAAAGGTCTTAAGGGCTTCCATGGTGCTGcttaaataacagtaaaacacATAGAAAGCAGCAAGAAACTCCTGAACGCTCAGATGAATGAAGCAGTAGACTTTTctctgatgaatcacagattcTTCCTTAAAGATCTCACTACAAATACCACAATATGCATCAGTGATGTCTAAGTTGCTCTCTctcaggtcctcctcatagaacatcacattgcccttcatcagctgcttgaaagccacttcagcaagtttcacaatcacttctctTTTGGACTTCAGGAGTTTCTCTGGATCTCGCTCTTTATACTTCtgattcatcatttttatttgaatcagcagaaagtggatgtacatttcagtcagagtttgagggatttctgctcTCAGATCTTCTTTCAGGAGCTTCTCAATcacagtggatgagatccagcagaagacggggatgtgacacatgatgtggaggcttcttgctcttctgatgtgtgtgatgattctgctggcttggTGCttatcactgattctcttcctgaaatattcctcttTCTGAGGGTCATTGAAACCTTGAATTTCTGTCACACGTTTGATGTAtttggaggggatctgattggatgctgctggtctggaggtgatccagatgagagcagagggaagcagatttCCTCTGATCAGGTTTGACATCAACACACCCACGGATGAAGACTCATTCACATCACAAACGTTCTCATCATCTGAAAACAGTGACAtcctgctttcatccagaccatctagaataaacacaactttacactcctcataaatctttgagtccagatcttgaagCTCAGGATGgaagtccagcagaagtctgtgaagactgtatTGACGATCTTGAATCAAGTTCAACACTCTAAATgaaagcacaaacatgaaatccACATCCTGATTGGCTTCTCTCTCTGCCCAGTCtagaatgaacttctgcacagagacagtttttccaattccagcgatgcctttagtaagaacagtcttgattttttctttctcctcATATTCTGGTTTAGATAATGCTTTGAAGATGTCATTACACTTTATTGGATTTTGTTGTGAGTGTTGTGCTCCTGATGATTTttccatctgtaaaacctcatgttcttcattcactccttctttctctccttctatgatgtagagctgtgGGTAGATCCTGTTCAAGAGGTTTTCATTACCTTGTAGTTTGTTTCCCTCAAATAAGCAGCCAAacttgttcttcatgctggttttgtgctggTCTTTGACTATTTGCAGGACTGCTTCAGGTTTTCCATTCCTGATGTGTGTCTGATCATAGGATCCGATTGTGTTATCTTTCTCCACAATGCTTAAATTAAAGTAAAGGACAGCAAAAATGGCAATGATTACAATGActgttgtatttttgtttggaTTGTATATGTTGCATATTTTGGAGAACATTTAGTGTTTATGTTTATACTAAATGTGGGGCAGAGATCACTGTTCCAACACTGAATGTAATGGGAAAA includes:
- the LOC127947106 gene encoding NLR family CARD domain-containing protein 3-like — its product is MFSKICNIYNPNKNTTVIVIIAIFAVLYFNLSIVEKDNTIGSYDQTHIRNGKPEAVLQIVKDQHKTSMKNKFGCLFEGNKLQGNENLLNRIYPQLYIIEGEKEGVNEEHEVLQMEKSSGAQHSQQNPIKCNDIFKALSKPEYEEKEKIKTVLTKGIAGIGKTVSVQKFILDWAEREANQDVDFMFVLSFRVLNLIQDRQYSLHRLLLDFHPELQDLDSKIYEECKVVFILDGLDESRMSLFSDDENVCDVNESSSVGVLMSNLIRGNLLPSALIWITSRPAASNQIPSKYIKRVTEIQGFNDPQKEEYFRKRISDKHQASRIITHIRRARSLHIMCHIPVFCWISSTVIEKLLKEDLRAEIPQTLTEMYIHFLLIQIKMMNQKYKERDPEKLLKSKREVIVKLAEVAFKQLMKGNVMFYEEDLRESNLDITDAYCGICSEIFKEESVIHQRKVYCFIHLSVQEFLAAFYVFYCYLSSTMEALKTFDPMHNLHKSAVDKALESKNGHLDLFLRFLLGISLESNQRLLQDLLTNTEDSSESIRRTTQYIKEKIEDEHRLSTERSINLFLCLLEVKDQTLSREIQEFVKSEKHKEKKLSPSHCSAIAYMLQISEEVLDELDLKKYNTSDEGRRRLIPAVINCRKALLAGCNLTGQSYEIVSSALQSSNSVLRELDLSNNDLQDSGVKLLSNGLNIQSCQLEILRLSGCMVTEEGCHYLSSALSSNHSHLRELDLSYNHPGQAGVQLLSEKLKDPNCSLKKLNLDHGEPFRIRPGLQKYFCDLTLDPNTANTQLILSENGEVKYVEQPQPYPDHPERFKDIPQVLCRESLTGRHYWEVERTGWARIAVAYKTISREGTVGKFGYNNKSWCLFCTIDGFVAWHNNESNNVPVDPQSSKRVGVYLDWPAGTLSFYSVSDTHTLTHLHTFNNTFAQPLYAGFKVFDSSLSLCKITQQTNN